From one Xiphias gladius isolate SHS-SW01 ecotype Sanya breed wild chromosome 12, ASM1685928v1, whole genome shotgun sequence genomic stretch:
- the LOC120797528 gene encoding protein mono-ADP-ribosyltransferase PARP15-like isoform X2, whose protein sequence is MKVVELQPSSAEYRTVKEAFRQTITKTVIKNVNLRRAYEAQKNHIFDKNIKEGGAGEKLLYHGTTQDNCDSTMKTGFNRSFAGQNATAYGHGSYFAANASYSANPTYSRPVAGPKWREGASASQQPAATRPP, encoded by the exons ATGAAGGTGGTTGAATTGCAGCCTTCCTCTGCAGAGTACCGGACAGTTAAGGAGGCCTTCAGACAAACTATCACGAAGACTGTAATAAAG AATGTTAATCTGCGTCGGGCCTACGAAGCGCAGAAGAACCACATTTTTGATAAGAACATAAAGGAGGGTGGCGCAGGTGAAAAGCTTCTGTACCACGGGACGACCCAGGACAACTGTGACTCCACCATGAAAACTGGGTTCAACAGGAGCTTTGCTGGGCAAAACG CAACTGCATATGGTCATGGAAGCTACTTTGCTGCAAACGCCAGCTACTCAGCCAACCCCACCTACTCCAGACCAGTTGCTGGGCCAAAGTGGCGTGAAGGTGCCTCCGCCTCGCAACAACCAGCAGCCACACGGCCGCCATGA
- the LOC120797528 gene encoding protein mono-ADP-ribosyltransferase PARP15-like isoform X1 — MKVVELQPSSAEYRTVKEAFRQTITKTVIKHLQNVNLRRAYEAQKNHIFDKNIKEGGAGEKLLYHGTTQDNCDSTMKTGFNRSFAGQNATAYGHGSYFAANASYSANPTYSRPVAGPKWREGASASQQPAATRPP; from the exons ATGAAGGTGGTTGAATTGCAGCCTTCCTCTGCAGAGTACCGGACAGTTAAGGAGGCCTTCAGACAAACTATCACGAAGACTGTAATAAAG CATTTGCAGAATGTTAATCTGCGTCGGGCCTACGAAGCGCAGAAGAACCACATTTTTGATAAGAACATAAAGGAGGGTGGCGCAGGTGAAAAGCTTCTGTACCACGGGACGACCCAGGACAACTGTGACTCCACCATGAAAACTGGGTTCAACAGGAGCTTTGCTGGGCAAAACG CAACTGCATATGGTCATGGAAGCTACTTTGCTGCAAACGCCAGCTACTCAGCCAACCCCACCTACTCCAGACCAGTTGCTGGGCCAAAGTGGCGTGAAGGTGCCTCCGCCTCGCAACAACCAGCAGCCACACGGCCGCCATGA